One Hordeum vulgare subsp. vulgare chromosome 4H, MorexV3_pseudomolecules_assembly, whole genome shotgun sequence DNA window includes the following coding sequences:
- the LOC123449745 gene encoding transcription factor BHLH3-like: MDHLDEQSFLDELMSLRREEAPALGPWQAYPGSRMTMTTSDLLFYGDEVADEARSGMDLAGPFQQPMAPPPAPAAPAHRPHEEFNFDYLSEVCNPYRSCIGGVHGPGVVHASSQALAQSQYARQDTMAENGTSSGKLHHGGGGSSLSPSFVFAGVTGESSEMTKGVFSGAQPRSKLNGGTTSKNLMAERRRRKRLNDRLSMLRSIVPKISKMDRTSILGDTIDYVNELTERIKTLEEEIGATPEELNLLNTRKNFSSCTAEEMPMRNSTKFVIEKQGDAETRIDICCATSPGVLISTVSALDVLGLEIEQCVISCFGDFAMQASCSQEEGRSRVTSTDEIKQALFTSAGYGGKCL; this comes from the exons ATGGATCATCTTGACGAGCAATCGTTCCTGGACGAGCTCATGTCGCTGCGCCGGGAGGAGGCGCCCGCTCTGGGTCCGTGGCAGGCGTACCCGGGCAGCcgcatgacgatgacgacgagcgACCTCCTCTTCTACGGCGACGAGGTCGCCGACGAGGCGAGGAGCGGCATGGACTTGGCCGGGCCCTTTCAGCAGCCCATGGCACCACCGCCGGCCCCGGCCGCGCCAGCGCACCGGCCGCATGAGGAGTTCAACTTTGATTACCTCAGCGAAGTGTGCAACCCTTACAGGAGCTGCATCGGCGGCGTCCATGGGCCTGGGGTCGTACACGCGTCCAGCCAGGCGCTCGCTCAATCTCAATATGCCCGCCAGGACACCATGGCGGAGAACGGCACGAGTAGCGGCAAGCTGCATCACGGCGGTGGTGGGTCGTCGTTGTCCCCGTCGTTCGTGTTCGCAGGTGTCACCGGGGAGAGCTCGGAGATGACCAAGGGCGTCTTCTCCGGCGCACAACCTAGAAGCAAGCTCAACGGCGGCACTACATCCAAGAACCTCATGGCGGAAAGACGGCGCCGGAAGCGCCTCAACGACCGCCTCTCCATGCTCCGCTCCATCGTGCCCAAGATCAGCAAG ATGGATAGGACCTCGATCCTCGGGGACACCATAGACTACGTGAATGAGCTAACCGAGCGGATCAAAACCCTCGAGGAGGAGATCGGCGCCACGCCGGAGGAGCTGAACCTGCTCAACACGAGGAAGAATTTCTCCAGCTGTACCGCCGAGGAGATGCCGATGAGGAATTCCACCAAG TTTGTCATCGAGAAGCAGGGCGATGCCGAAACGAGGATCGACATCTGCTGCGCCACAAGCCCTGGTGTGCTGATCTCGACAGTGAGCGCGCTGGACGTGCTGGGGTTGGAGATTGAGCAGTGCGTCATCAGCTGCTTCGGGGACTTTGCCATGCAGGCATCCTGCTCACAA gaggaagggaggagcCGAGTGACAAGCACCGACGAGATCAAGCAGGCATTGTTCACGAGTGCGGGCTACGGAGGAAAGTGTCTCTAG